A stretch of DNA from Longimicrobiaceae bacterium:
CTCCCTTGCCGAGATCGGCGCGCCGAAGTTGACGCAAGCGTAGCCGAAGCGGTGCCAGCGGTTGCGCGCCATCAGGGCGAGGTTGTGGAGGATGAAGCGGACGGTGCGAGCGACCGCGGTCACGCGGGAGGGGCGAGGTGCGCCGGGATCGAGCTCGGCCAGAAGCGTCCGGTCCTCGAGGGTGCGATCGTAATTGATGCCAACCGGGATGAAGACCACGTCCTTCACCCCTTGCGGGTCGAAGGAGCGCAGCATGTAGTCGAGCAGGCCCAGCTTGGGCTCGCGCAAGAGCCCGTCGCGGGTGAGGCCTCCCTCCGGATAGACCGCCTGCGTGACGCCCCCCACGGTGGCCATGTGCACATACACCTCGAGCACGCGGCGATATAGCTCGTCGCCCGACTTCCGCCGTACGAAATAGGCGCCCATGGAACGGATCAGGCTACGGAGCGGCCAGATGCGCGCCCATTCGCCGACCGCGTAGCTCAGAGCGGCACGTTTGGCGGCGAGGTAACCCACCAGGATGTAATCCATGTTGCTGCGGTGGTTCATGACGAAAACCACCGTCGCCCCCGGCGCCATGCGCGCCAGCCCCGCTTCGTCCGAGTAACCGAGCCGAACCCGATAGAGCATCCGGGCGATCTTGCGAGCGATCGCGTACCCCACCCGGAAGTAGAGATAGGCGTTGAAGGCCGGAACGATCTCCTGTGCGTAGCGCCGGACTCGGGCGACCACCACATCGCGCGGCATGCCCTGCGCGCGGGCATACTCTT
This window harbors:
- a CDS encoding 1-acyl-sn-glycerol-3-phosphate acyltransferase, translated to MNSSISLPVWLFLLLVLLSLWALFDGLFVPGVRWFVRQRTNRIIDRVNTRLRIRIPPFELTRREVLIERVIYHPRVMETAEEYARAQGMPRDVVVARVRRYAQEIVPAFNAYLYFRVGYAIARKIARMLYRVRLGYSDEAGLARMAPGATVVFVMNHRSNMDYILVGYLAAKRAALSYAVGEWARIWPLRSLIRSMGAYFVRRKSGDELYRRVLEVYVHMATVGGVTQAVYPEGGLTRDGLLREPKLGLLDYMLRSFDPQGVKDVVFIPVGINYDRTLEDRTLLAELDPGAPRPSRVTAVARTVRFILHNLALMARNRWHRFGYACVNFGAPISAREFMLQRGLDFRRMTRDERAPHMEALGRTLMRAVGAVIPVLPVPVLATVLLRNAGCPLTSMELKSQVQSLFSELEASGAHVYIPRRDREYAVEVGLRMLRLRHLVDENEGFLQARPTELPLLRYYANSIAHLLAGSASSSRPIQVVLASPK